The Budorcas taxicolor isolate Tak-1 chromosome 2, Takin1.1, whole genome shotgun sequence genome window below encodes:
- the LOC128043342 gene encoding basic proline-rich protein-like: MRSPARGPRRAPASPRRTSGRPEGRTGGAGLAGASGPPKSRAALPTLPGPAGRPPPPDAGRGSGTGARPRGRAARPVRRARGGTPDRRRADRTELARPGSSGRGSEAAETRRRAPPGRPRGPPPGRARPPLTWRRAGGAGARRLLAGTRSLRAQARASRRPPPPPPSARAPTSRRTTSPPRRPPPARPPGSPASDTASGIGVGARRAAPPTARRPAHPPRAPAPRPLEAPPPPHRLPRPRPGPAQRRLRPRAHLRGAGPPYL; this comes from the coding sequence ATGCGCTCCCCGGCACGTGGCCCTCGCCGCGCCCCCGCTTCCCCCAGGCGCACCTCCGGGCGCCCGGAGGGCAGAACAGGTGGGGCGGGCCTGGCAGGGGCGTCGGGCCCGCCGAAAAGCCGCGCGGCCCTCCCGACCCTCCCCGGGCCCGCCGGGCGCCCGCCGCCCCCGGACGCGGGCCGCGGCTCAGGGACGGGGGCGCGCCCCCGAGGAAGGGCCGCCCGGCCCGTACGGCGCGCTCGGGGCGGGACACCCGACCGCAGGCGCGCCGACCGGACCGAGCTCGCGCGGCCCGGCAGCAGCGGCCGCGGGTCCGAGGCGGCCGAGACTCGGCGGCGGGCGCCCCCCGGGCGGCCCCGCGGCCCCCCGCCCGGCCGCGCCCGGCCGCCCCTCACCTGGCGTCGCGCGGGGGGCGCGGGCGCGCGGCGGCTCCTCGCGGGCACGCGCTCTCTTCGCGCTCAGGCTCGCGCTTCCcgtcggccgccgccgccgccgccaagcGCCCGGGCTCCGACCTCGCGGAGAACAACAAGTCccccgcgccgcccgccgccAGCCCGCCCGCCCGGCTCCCCAGCATCTGACACCGCTTCCGGGATCGGCGTCGGCGCGCGGCGCGCCGCCCCGCCCACCGCGCGCCGCCCCGCCCACCCGCCGCGCGCGCCAGCGCCCCGCCCACTcgaggcacccccccccccccaccgcttgccccgcccccgcccgggcCCCGCCCAGCGGAGGCTCCGCCCCCGAGCCCACCTGCGCGGAGCCGGCCCGCCGTACCTGTGA
- the MAFK gene encoding transcription factor MafK isoform X1 — translation MRCSATVSRWFCPGDCAQVMTTNPKANKALKVKKEAGENAAALSDDELVSMSVRELNQHLRGLTREEVVRLKQRRRTLKNRGYAASCRIKRVTQKEELERQRVELQQEVEKLARENSSMRLELDALRSKYEALQTFARTMARGPVTPKVATTSVITIVKSAEMAASASVPFSAAS, via the exons ATGCGTTGCTCCg CTACCGTTTCCAGGTGGTTCTGTCCGGGTGACTGTGCCCAGGTTATGACGACTAATCCCAAGGCGAACAAGGCGTTGAAG GTCAAGAAGGAGGCGGGCGAGAACGCCGCGGCGCTCAGCGACGATGAGCTGGTGTCCATGTCGGTGCGGGAGCTGAACCAGCACCTGCGGGGCCTCACGCGTGAGGAGGTGGTGCGCCTGAAGCAGCGGCGCCGCACGCTCAAGAACCGCGGCTACGCGGCCAGCTGCCGTATCAAGCGCGTGACGCAGAAGGAGGAGCTGGAGCGCCAGCGCGTGGAGCTGCAGCAGGAGGTGGAGAAGCTGGCCCGCGAGAACAGCAGCATGCGGCTTGAGCTGGACGCCCTGCGGTCCAAGTACGAGGCCCTGCAGACCTTCGCCCGCACCATGGCCCGCGGCCCCGTCACGCCCAAGGTGGCCACCACCAGCGTCATCACCATCGTCAAGTCCGCCGAGATGGCCGCCTCCGCCTCCGTGCCCTT
- the MAFK gene encoding transcription factor MafK isoform X2 codes for MTTNPKANKALKVKKEAGENAAALSDDELVSMSVRELNQHLRGLTREEVVRLKQRRRTLKNRGYAASCRIKRVTQKEELERQRVELQQEVEKLARENSSMRLELDALRSKYEALQTFARTMARGPVTPKVATTSVITIVKSAEMAASASVPFSAAS; via the exons ATGACGACTAATCCCAAGGCGAACAAGGCGTTGAAG GTCAAGAAGGAGGCGGGCGAGAACGCCGCGGCGCTCAGCGACGATGAGCTGGTGTCCATGTCGGTGCGGGAGCTGAACCAGCACCTGCGGGGCCTCACGCGTGAGGAGGTGGTGCGCCTGAAGCAGCGGCGCCGCACGCTCAAGAACCGCGGCTACGCGGCCAGCTGCCGTATCAAGCGCGTGACGCAGAAGGAGGAGCTGGAGCGCCAGCGCGTGGAGCTGCAGCAGGAGGTGGAGAAGCTGGCCCGCGAGAACAGCAGCATGCGGCTTGAGCTGGACGCCCTGCGGTCCAAGTACGAGGCCCTGCAGACCTTCGCCCGCACCATGGCCCGCGGCCCCGTCACGCCCAAGGTGGCCACCACCAGCGTCATCACCATCGTCAAGTCCGCCGAGATGGCCGCCTCCGCCTCCGTGCCCTT